The Macaca fascicularis isolate 582-1 chromosome 1, T2T-MFA8v1.1 genome includes a window with the following:
- the H4C15 gene encoding histone H4, translated as MSGRGKGGKGLGKGGAKRHRKVLRDNIQGITKPAIRRLARRGGVKRISGLIYEETRGVLKVFLENVIRDAVTYTEHAKRKTVTAMDVVYALKRQGRTLYGFGG; from the coding sequence ATGTCTGGCAGGGGAAAGGGTGGAAAAGGCTTAGGCAAAGGGGGCGCTAAGCGCCACCGCAAGGTCCTGAGAGACAACATTCAGGGCATCACCAAGCCTGCCATTCGGCGTCTAGCTCGGCGTGGCGGCGTTAAGCGGATCTCTGGCCTCATTTACGAGGAGACCCGCGGTGTGCTGAAGGTGTTCCTGGAGAACGTGATTCGGGACGCAGTCACCTACACCGAGCACGCCAAGCGCAAGACCGTCACAGCCATGGATGTGGTGTACGCGCTCAAGCGCCAGGGGCGCACACTGTACGGCTTCGGAGGCTAG